The DNA region attattttaaaaataagttaAATTTCTCCAAAATATAAGGGTGTAAGAATAGAACCAGACTTAAATAAGttgaatttctttgaaaatatacctTCAGTTTTAACAAAAAGGGTTGTCGTCAGTCGGATGTGTTCTGTTTGCGACCCACTAGGGTTTTTGCTTCCATTCACACTAAAAGCAAAGATTTTGCTACGAGACACTGTGAAATGTGACTTTAAATTAGGATGGGACAATCCCTTGCCTTCCTATTTAAAAGAACAGTGGGTGTCATACTTTTGTGAATTATTTGGCACTGAAACCCTGCATTTTGAAAGGAATGTTAAGCCAACCTCAGCCAAAGGATTGCCTTTACTTGTTATCTTCAGTGATAGTTCAACAAATGCTTATGGTGCTGTTGCATATGCTAGGTGGGAGTTAGAGTCTGGTGCATTTGAGAGCAGGCTCATTGTGGCAAAGAGTATGATAGCCCCTAGTAGATAGTTATCTATTCCAAGGCTTGAATTGTGTGGACTTGTTATAGCGTGCAGGATGCGTAAAGCCATTgaagatgaaatgacatataaatttaGTTCGGTAATGCACATAACAGATTTCTTCATTGTTAGAGCACAAATCCAAAAGGAATCTTATGGATTTGGAACTTTCGTAGCCACTAGAATAGCAAAAGTTCAATAAAAAAGTGACCCAAATGAATGGTGGTGGATTGCCTCTGGATTAAATCCGGCTGATCTATTGACCAGACCCCAGGACCCTTTAAATGTTGCAGTTGTCTATTCATGGAAATATGGTCCAGAGTTCATGGCCCTTCCTTTAGAAGTGTGGCCTATCAGTCAATCGGTGAATTGTGAGTTACCCAATAGAATTCGTGTTAATCTTGCACAATATTCTGTACATGAAGAAACCATAATTGATGCGTCAAAATTCAACAACTATAATATGTTATTTGCAGTCACTGATAGGATATTTAACATTGTTAAGGTGAAATCTTTTAAGGGTGTTCTAAAGAAACTTGAATCTGGATCACTCCAGGAAGCTGAGAGGTTTtggattatgcaagcacaaaaaagtCTTCCTGAGAACTGGGAAAAATGCTTTCAAAGATTAGGACCATTTCAAGCTGAAGATGGTACAATTATGGTAGGACAAAGAATGGAAAGATGGTTGAAACATAATTGGAACCAAGATAGCTTCATTCTATTACCTGGTAAGCATCCATTTACAGTCTTGTACATTAGTTCTTTACATAGGGTGGATCATGCTGGACTTGATGTTACACTATGTAAGCTTCAGTCTAAATTTTGGGTTTCTTCAGCACGTAAAATTATAAGATCGATAAAGAGAGGTTGTACTCTTTGCAGGAAACTAGATGTCAAAGTTGAAGGTCAAATAATGAGTCAGATTTCTGATGAAAGAATGAGTCCTTGTCCAGCATTCTATCACACTGCTGTggatatttttggacattttcaaatcaaagataatgtaaagaaaagaacAACTTGGAAACCCTATGGTGTTATATTCAATTGTATTGTTACACGTGTCATGTATATCGATGTTGTAGATGGATATGATACTTATAGTTTTTTAAAGTGTTTCAGAAGATTTACAGCGGTTC from Palaemon carinicauda isolate YSFRI2023 chromosome 35, ASM3689809v2, whole genome shotgun sequence includes:
- the LOC137627251 gene encoding uncharacterized protein, whose product is MALPLEVWPISQSVNCELPNRIRVNLAQYSVHEETIIDASKFNNYNMLFAVTDRIFNIVKVKSFKGVLKKLESGSLQEAERFWIMQAQKSLPENWEKCFQRLGPFQAEDGTIMVGQRMERWLKHNWNQDSFILLPGKHPFTVLYISSLHRVDHAGLDVTLCKLQSKFWVSSARKIIRSIKRGCTLCRKLDVKVEGQIMSQISDERMSPCPAFYHTAVDIFGHFQIKDNVKKRTTWKPYGVIFNCIVTRVMYIDVVDGYDTYSFLKCFRRFTAVHGYPDTVHSGLGSQLVSASKELKSDINNWNIHEITEFGAKEGLK